Proteins encoded together in one Hevea brasiliensis isolate MT/VB/25A 57/8 chromosome 16, ASM3005281v1, whole genome shotgun sequence window:
- the LOC110649590 gene encoding non-specific lipid-transfer protein A-like encodes MKGIMIFVLAVIAMVQFMVMPGESVRLSCGQVNSLMAGCLPYLTGATNNPSAVCCSGTKNLQGLAETTADKRAACNCLKTAAINNPNIRQDTASNLPSKCGVPLNIPIRKDIDCSSINMMED; translated from the coding sequence ATGAAGGGAATAATGATATTCGTGTTGGCTGTTATAGCCATGGTTCAGTTCATGGTGATGCCAGGAGAGTCCGTGAGGCTAAGTTGTGGGCAGGTGAACTCGCTCATGGCAGGTTGCCTCCCTTACTTGACAGGAGCGACGAATAATCCATCAGCTGTATGTTGTTCTGGGACGAAGAATTTGCAGGGCCTTGCTGAAACCACCGCTGACAAGAGAGCTGCATGCAACTGTCTTAAGACAGCCGCCATTAATAACCCAAATATAAGGCAAGATACTGCTTCCAACCTCCCAAGCAAGTGTGGTGTTCCTTTGAACATTCCCATCAGGAAAGACATCGACTGTAGTAg